From a region of the Dickeya poaceiphila genome:
- the yjfF gene encoding galactofuranose ABC transporter, permease protein YjfF, translating to MIKRNLPLMITLAVFVLGYLYCLTQFPGFASTRVICNILTDNAFLGIVAVGMTFVILSGGIDLSVGSVIAFTGVFLAKAIGMWGLSPLVAFPLILLMGCAFGAFMGLLIDALKIPAFIITLAGMFFLRGASYLVSKESLPINHPIYETLSSLAWTIPGGGRLSAMGLLMLMVVAVGIVLARHTRFGNQVYAIGGNSTSANLMGISTRSTTIRIYMLSTGLATLAGIVFSIYTSAGYALAGVGVELDAIASVVIGGTLLSGGVGTVLGTLFGVAIQGLIQTYINFDGTLSSWWTKIAIGILLFVFIALQRGLTALWENRQNAPVKRVVPHG from the coding sequence ATGATAAAGCGTAACTTGCCGCTGATGATCACACTGGCGGTATTCGTGCTTGGGTACCTGTACTGCCTGACGCAATTTCCAGGTTTCGCCTCCACGCGTGTCATCTGCAACATTCTTACCGATAATGCCTTTCTGGGTATTGTCGCCGTCGGCATGACCTTTGTGATCCTCTCCGGCGGTATCGACCTGTCCGTCGGGTCGGTGATCGCGTTTACCGGCGTGTTCCTCGCCAAAGCCATCGGCATGTGGGGACTGTCGCCGCTGGTGGCGTTCCCGTTGATCCTGCTGATGGGGTGCGCCTTTGGCGCATTCATGGGCCTGCTCATCGATGCGTTAAAAATCCCGGCGTTTATTATCACGCTGGCGGGAATGTTCTTTCTGCGCGGCGCCAGCTATCTGGTATCGAAAGAATCCCTGCCGATTAACCACCCGATCTACGAGACGCTCTCCAGTCTGGCATGGACTATCCCCGGCGGCGGTCGGCTCAGCGCCATGGGGCTGTTGATGCTGATGGTGGTCGCCGTCGGCATCGTGCTGGCGCGCCATACCCGCTTCGGCAATCAGGTTTACGCCATCGGCGGCAACAGCACCTCCGCCAACCTGATGGGTATTTCCACCCGCAGCACCACCATTCGCATTTACATGCTGTCCACCGGGCTGGCGACCCTCGCCGGGATCGTATTCTCCATTTATACCTCGGCAGGTTATGCGCTGGCGGGTGTTGGGGTCGAGCTGGACGCCATCGCCTCGGTGGTGATCGGCGGCACGCTGCTGAGCGGCGGCGTCGGCACCGTACTCGGCACGCTGTTCGGCGTGGCGATTCAGGGGTTGATTCAGACCTACATCAACTTTGACGGCACGCTCAGTTCCTGGTGGACCAAGATTGCCATCGGCATATTGCTGTTTGTATTCATTGCCCTGCAACGCGGCCTGACCGCACTGTGGGAAAACCGCCAGAACGCGCCGGTAAAACGTGTCGTCCCGCACGGATAA
- the yjiA gene encoding GTPase, with product MTHSLPAAVLPATILTGFLGAGKTTLLRHLLYADHGEKIAVIENEFGAVAIDDALLGDRATRITTLSNGCICCSSANELSDALHELLDGIDSGELAFDRLVIECTGMADPGPVIQTFFSDERLSQRFLLDGVIALVDAVHADDQLNRHTVAQAQVGYADRILLTKTDLAGETQALEERLARINARASLYRVVNGQIDHRQIFGVDGFMLNDQLQISQPRFRPLIEQDNAITSLVVQLTRPVDMAAVSAVMEQLLVNCADNLLRYKGVLAINGDDRRLLFQGVQRLYSADWDRAWHADEPRESVMVFIGIRLPQDDIRRAFDALNA from the coding sequence ATGACCCATTCATTACCGGCAGCGGTATTACCCGCAACTATTCTTACCGGCTTTCTCGGCGCGGGTAAAACCACGCTACTGCGGCACCTGTTGTATGCCGACCACGGTGAAAAGATCGCTGTGATTGAAAATGAATTCGGTGCGGTGGCGATTGATGATGCCCTGCTGGGCGACCGGGCGACCCGTATCACCACGCTCAGCAATGGGTGTATCTGCTGTAGCAGCGCGAATGAGCTGTCCGATGCGCTGCATGAACTGCTGGACGGCATCGACAGCGGCGAGCTGGCGTTTGACCGGCTGGTGATCGAATGTACCGGTATGGCCGATCCGGGGCCGGTGATTCAAACCTTTTTTTCTGACGAACGCCTGAGCCAACGCTTCCTGTTGGATGGCGTGATTGCGCTGGTAGATGCGGTGCACGCCGATGACCAACTGAACCGGCACACCGTAGCACAGGCGCAGGTAGGCTACGCTGACCGGATATTGCTGACCAAGACTGATCTGGCAGGTGAGACGCAGGCACTGGAGGAGAGACTGGCGCGTATCAACGCCCGTGCCAGCCTGTATCGGGTGGTGAACGGTCAGATCGACCACCGCCAGATCTTCGGCGTCGATGGTTTCATGCTCAATGATCAGCTACAGATTTCTCAGCCGCGTTTCCGGCCATTAATCGAGCAGGATAACGCCATCACCTCGCTGGTGGTGCAACTGACGCGTCCGGTAGATATGGCGGCGGTATCGGCGGTGATGGAGCAGTTGCTGGTGAATTGCGCCGATAATCTATTGCGCTATAAAGGCGTTCTGGCGATTAACGGCGATGACCGCCGCCTGCTGTTTCAGGGGGTGCAACGGCTTTACAGCGCCGACTGGGACCGGGCATGGCACGCGGATGAACCGCGTGAGAGCGTGATGGTGTTTATCGGTATCCGACTGCCGCAAGACGATATCCGTCGCGCGTTTGATGCGCTGAATGCGTGA
- the eutR gene encoding HTH-type transcriptional regulator EutR: MKHNPVNLHHLDAEHRLPATTPVSPDDNIHQCQTQDVYAQSRTITAWQQIYDQVSPGHFTGELREILLDGIQLCHEYTSLALRQSCMIWPDSFWFGIPARHAGTGFIGSYPISNSAIAVSPGGKEFELNTPDDYAILGVAISRDELLQYTDVLEEPEPLTRLLAQSSTLLVEPHRREIFWSFVREALWYGCNEPQRLQHSNAVKVLKHNLLTTVISFLESAQPADVNTAHTGRRIGYRSLIGCAREYVLSQQSEPVTVLDLCRRLHVSRRTLQNAFCDVMGCGPNAWLKMIRLNAVRRELVSPYSRHHTVQDAAMQWGFWHLSQFACDYQRLFGEKPSVTLKARLAG, translated from the coding sequence ATGAAACACAATCCGGTCAACCTGCATCATCTGGATGCAGAGCACCGTCTCCCGGCAACAACGCCAGTGTCGCCAGACGATAACATACACCAATGTCAGACACAGGATGTCTACGCCCAATCCCGCACCATTACCGCCTGGCAGCAGATTTATGACCAGGTTTCGCCGGGGCATTTCACAGGGGAATTACGAGAAATTCTGCTCGATGGCATCCAGCTTTGCCACGAATACACCAGTCTGGCGTTGCGCCAGTCCTGCATGATATGGCCGGATTCCTTCTGGTTCGGTATTCCCGCCCGCCATGCAGGAACCGGCTTCATCGGTTCTTATCCCATCAGCAACAGTGCGATTGCCGTCAGCCCCGGAGGTAAAGAATTCGAGCTGAACACGCCGGATGACTACGCCATTCTGGGCGTGGCTATCTCCCGCGACGAACTGCTGCAATACACCGATGTGCTGGAAGAACCGGAGCCATTGACCCGCCTGCTGGCGCAAAGCTCCACCTTACTGGTGGAGCCGCACAGGCGCGAGATCTTCTGGTCGTTTGTACGCGAAGCGCTGTGGTATGGCTGCAACGAGCCGCAACGTCTGCAACATAGCAATGCGGTCAAAGTACTGAAACACAATCTGCTGACTACGGTGATTTCGTTTCTGGAAAGCGCCCAACCAGCCGATGTCAACACTGCACATACCGGCAGACGCATCGGCTACCGCAGCCTGATTGGCTGCGCCAGAGAATATGTACTCAGCCAGCAGTCGGAACCGGTCACGGTGCTTGACCTGTGCCGCCGCCTGCATGTCAGCCGCCGCACGCTGCAAAACGCATTCTGCGATGTGATGGGCTGCGGTCCTAACGCCTGGCTGAAGATGATCCGCCTCAACGCGGTACGTCGTGAGCTGGTCAGCCCCTACTCCCGTCATCACACCGTGCAGGATGCCGCGATGCAATGGGGCTTCTGGCACCTGAGCCAGTTCGCCTGCGACTACCAGCGACTGTTTGGTGAAAAGCCCTCGGTGACGCTCAAGGCTCGATTAGCAGGATAA
- a CDS encoding carbon starvation CstA family protein yields MKDKLLRHLPWALLGFIGACCLGVVALRRGEHVSAMWIVVASVAVYLVAYRYYSLYIARKVMQLDANRATPAVVNNDGLNYVPTNRNVLFGHHFAAIAGAGPLVGPVLAAQMGYLPGTLWLLAGVVLAGAVQDFMVLFMSTRRNGVSLGEMIKEEMGPVPGTIALFGCFLIMIIILAVLALIVVKALAESPWGVFTVCSTVPIALFMGIYMRFLRPGRVGEVSVIGIVLLLLAIWFGGVIAHDPYWGPALTFKDTTITFALIGYAFISALLPVWLILAPRDYLATFLKIGVIVGLAIGIVIINPELKMPSITQFIDGTGPVWKGALFPFLFITIACGAVSGFHALIASGTTPKLLANETDARFIGYGAMLMESFVAIMALVAASIIEPGLYFAMNTPPVGLGITMPNLHELGGANAPAIMAQLHDVTAQAAATVSAWGFVISPEQILQTAKDIGEPSVLNRAGGAPTLAVGIAHVFHQIIPSANMGFWYHFGILFEALFILTALDAGTRSGRFMLQDLLGNFVPFLKKTDSLIAGIVGTAGCVGLWGYLLYQGVVDPLGGVKSLWPLFGISNQMLAAVALVLGTVVLIKMKRTRYIWVTVLPAVWLLICTTWALGLKLFSNNPQMEGFLYLARVYKQRIAEGTDLSAQQIANMHHIVVNNYTNAVLSVVFLVVVYSIIFYGIRTALRERNQSERSDRETPYVPVPEGGVKISSHH; encoded by the coding sequence ATGAAAGATAAACTTCTCAGGCATCTTCCCTGGGCGTTGCTGGGGTTCATTGGGGCATGTTGCCTGGGGGTGGTCGCGCTGCGTCGCGGTGAGCACGTCAGCGCCATGTGGATAGTGGTCGCCTCGGTGGCGGTCTACCTGGTGGCTTACCGTTATTACAGCCTGTATATCGCCCGTAAGGTGATGCAACTTGACGCTAACCGCGCCACGCCGGCAGTGGTTAACAATGACGGGCTTAACTATGTGCCGACCAACCGCAATGTGTTGTTCGGTCACCACTTTGCGGCGATTGCCGGCGCTGGCCCGCTGGTGGGACCGGTGCTGGCGGCTCAGATGGGCTACCTGCCCGGCACGCTGTGGCTGCTGGCCGGGGTGGTGTTGGCCGGTGCCGTGCAGGACTTCATGGTGCTGTTCATGTCAACCCGCCGCAATGGCGTATCGCTTGGGGAAATGATCAAAGAGGAAATGGGGCCGGTGCCCGGCACTATCGCGCTGTTCGGCTGCTTCCTGATTATGATCATTATTCTGGCGGTACTGGCGTTGATCGTGGTGAAAGCGCTGGCGGAAAGCCCATGGGGTGTGTTTACCGTTTGCTCCACCGTGCCTATCGCACTGTTTATGGGCATTTATATGCGCTTCCTGCGTCCTGGTCGGGTGGGGGAAGTCTCGGTGATTGGTATCGTGCTGCTGCTGCTGGCCATCTGGTTTGGCGGCGTCATCGCTCACGACCCGTACTGGGGGCCGGCACTGACCTTCAAGGATACGACCATCACTTTTGCGCTGATCGGTTATGCGTTTATTTCTGCGCTGCTGCCGGTGTGGTTGATTCTGGCGCCGCGCGACTATCTGGCGACGTTCCTGAAAATTGGGGTGATCGTCGGTCTGGCGATTGGCATCGTGATCATCAATCCTGAGCTGAAAATGCCGTCGATCACGCAGTTTATCGACGGCACCGGTCCGGTGTGGAAAGGCGCGCTGTTCCCATTCCTGTTTATTACTATCGCCTGCGGCGCGGTGTCCGGCTTCCATGCGCTGATTGCATCCGGCACGACGCCGAAACTACTGGCTAACGAAACCGACGCCCGCTTTATCGGTTATGGCGCGATGCTGATGGAATCTTTCGTTGCCATTATGGCGCTGGTTGCGGCGTCGATTATTGAGCCGGGTTTGTACTTTGCGATGAACACCCCGCCGGTTGGGCTGGGTATCACCATGCCTAACCTGCACGAGCTAGGCGGCGCGAATGCGCCGGCGATTATGGCGCAATTGCATGATGTCACCGCACAGGCCGCCGCCACTGTCAGTGCCTGGGGGTTTGTGATTTCGCCGGAGCAGATCCTGCAAACGGCGAAAGACATCGGCGAACCGTCGGTGCTCAACCGTGCCGGTGGCGCGCCAACGCTGGCGGTGGGTATCGCCCATGTGTTCCACCAGATCATTCCGAGCGCCAACATGGGTTTCTGGTATCACTTCGGAATCTTGTTTGAAGCGCTGTTTATTCTGACCGCGCTGGACGCCGGTACCCGCTCTGGCCGCTTTATGTTGCAGGACCTGCTGGGTAACTTCGTACCATTCCTGAAAAAGACCGATTCGCTGATCGCCGGTATTGTTGGTACTGCCGGTTGCGTCGGCCTGTGGGGCTACCTGTTGTATCAGGGCGTGGTCGATCCGCTGGGTGGCGTCAAGAGCTTGTGGCCGCTGTTCGGCATCTCCAACCAGATGCTGGCCGCCGTAGCGCTAGTGCTGGGCACCGTGGTGCTGATCAAGATGAAACGTACGCGTTATATCTGGGTAACGGTGCTGCCGGCAGTCTGGCTGCTGATTTGCACCACTTGGGCGCTGGGCCTGAAGTTGTTTAGCAATAATCCCCAGATGGAAGGGTTCCTGTACCTGGCGCGCGTTTACAAACAGCGCATTGCCGAAGGGACGGATCTGAGCGCGCAGCAGATTGCCAACATGCATCACATCGTTGTTAACAACTACACCAATGCGGTGCTGAGCGTGGTGTTCCTGGTGGTGGTGTATAGCATAATCTTCTATGGTATTCGTACAGCGTTGCGGGAACGTAACCAGTCGGAGCGTTCCGACCGGGAAACGCCTTATGTACCGGTGCCGGAAGGTGGCGTGAAGATTTCTTCCCATCATTAA
- a CDS encoding YbdD/YjiX family protein — MFGNLGKAGKYLGQAARMLVGIPDYDNYVQHMQTNHPDQDVMSYEEFFRERQQARYGGSGKGGFRCC; from the coding sequence ATGTTCGGAAATCTTGGTAAAGCGGGAAAATATCTGGGGCAGGCCGCCAGAATGCTGGTGGGCATCCCGGATTATGACAACTACGTGCAGCATATGCAGACTAACCACCCGGACCAGGATGTCATGAGCTATGAGGAGTTTTTCCGTGAACGCCAGCAGGCGCGCTATGGCGGCAGCGGCAAAGGCGGTTTTCGGTGCTGTTGA
- the ytfR gene encoding galactofuranose ABC transporter, ATP-binding protein YtfR produces the protein MNGFDNQEILRTEGLSKIFPGVKALDKVDFSLRRGEIMALLGENGAGKSTLIKTLTGVYQRDAGTIYLEGQPISPKNTAHAQQLGIGTVYQEVNLLPNLSVADNLFIGREPRRFGLLQRTEMEKRAEALMSSYGFELDVREPLNRFSVAMQQIVAICRAIDLSARVLILDEPTASLDTQEVEMLFTLMRQLRDQGVSLIFVTHFLDQVYQVTDRITVLRNGAFVGTHDTASLPQIELVKMMLGRELEQNALQRAGRTLLSDKPVVEFKGYGKKGVIEPFELAVRPGEIVGLAGLLGSGRTETAEVIFGIKPADRGEAVIKGKSQTLRSPHQASCLGIGFCPEDRKTDGIIAAASVRENIILALQAQRGWLRPIPRKEQLAIAERFIRQLGIRTPSADQPIELLSGGNQQKVLLSRWLLTKPQFLILDEPTRGIDVGAHAEIIRLIESLCANGLALLVISSELEELVGYADRVLIMRDRQQVAEIPLDQLSVSAIMNAIAA, from the coding sequence ATGAACGGTTTCGACAACCAGGAAATCTTGCGTACGGAAGGGCTGAGCAAAATTTTTCCTGGGGTGAAAGCACTGGACAAGGTCGATTTCAGCCTGCGGCGCGGGGAAATCATGGCATTGCTGGGGGAAAATGGCGCGGGCAAATCTACGCTTATCAAAACGCTCACCGGCGTATACCAACGCGATGCGGGCACTATCTATCTCGAAGGTCAGCCCATTTCACCGAAAAATACCGCTCACGCCCAGCAACTGGGCATCGGCACGGTATATCAGGAAGTTAACCTGCTGCCCAATCTGTCAGTGGCGGATAACCTGTTTATTGGCCGCGAACCCAGACGCTTCGGATTACTGCAACGCACCGAGATGGAAAAGCGCGCAGAAGCGCTGATGTCCTCCTATGGCTTCGAACTGGATGTCCGCGAACCGCTGAACCGCTTTTCCGTGGCGATGCAGCAAATCGTCGCCATCTGCCGCGCCATTGACCTGTCCGCCAGGGTGTTAATCCTCGACGAACCTACCGCCAGTCTTGACACTCAGGAAGTAGAGATGCTGTTCACCCTGATGCGTCAACTGCGCGATCAGGGCGTCAGTCTGATCTTCGTCACGCATTTTCTCGACCAGGTTTATCAGGTGACCGACCGCATTACCGTGCTGCGCAACGGCGCATTCGTCGGCACCCACGACACGGCATCGCTGCCGCAGATAGAACTGGTAAAAATGATGCTGGGCCGCGAACTGGAGCAGAACGCGCTGCAACGCGCCGGACGCACGTTGCTGAGCGACAAGCCGGTAGTGGAATTCAAAGGCTACGGCAAAAAAGGGGTGATTGAACCATTCGAACTGGCGGTACGGCCTGGTGAAATCGTCGGTCTTGCCGGGTTGCTGGGTTCCGGGCGCACAGAAACCGCCGAAGTGATCTTCGGCATCAAACCAGCTGATCGCGGTGAAGCGGTGATCAAAGGCAAATCGCAGACGTTGCGCTCGCCGCATCAGGCCTCCTGCCTTGGCATCGGTTTTTGCCCGGAAGATCGCAAAACCGACGGCATTATCGCTGCCGCGTCGGTACGGGAGAATATCATTCTGGCGCTGCAAGCCCAGCGCGGCTGGCTACGCCCCATACCCCGCAAGGAGCAGCTAGCCATTGCCGAGCGATTCATTCGCCAGCTTGGCATCCGCACCCCAAGCGCCGATCAACCCATCGAATTGCTGTCCGGCGGTAACCAACAGAAAGTGCTGTTGTCCCGCTGGCTGCTGACCAAGCCGCAATTCCTGATCCTGGATGAACCGACCCGCGGCATCGACGTCGGCGCTCATGCCGAGATCATCCGGTTGATCGAAAGTCTGTGCGCCAATGGGCTGGCGCTGCTGGTGATCTCGTCCGAACTGGAAGAACTGGTGGGGTACGCCGACCGGGTACTGATTATGCGTGACCGGCAGCAGGTGGCGGAAATCCCGCTCGACCAGCTATCCGTTTCCGCCATCATGAATGCCATCGCGGCATAA
- a CDS encoding aldehyde dehydrogenase family protein, translating to MPTPVMFDAPSGIFDSLDDAVQAATHAQQQLSSVELRQQVIKAIRVAGERYAQVLAEMAVAETGMGRVVDKYIKNVSQARHTPGIECLSAEVLTGDNGLTLIENAPWGVVASVTPSTNPAATVINNAISMIAAGNSVVFAPHPSAKHVSLRTISLLNKAIVATGGPENLLVSVFEPNIETAQRLFCYPGIGLLVVTGGEAVVEAARKHTDKRLIAAGAGNPPVVVDETADIPKAARAIVKGASFDNNIICADEKVLIVVDSVADALLAEMQHNHAVLLTPEQTEQLLPVLLSDIDPQGKGRVNRDYVGRDAAKLAAAIGLEVSEHTRLLLAETDASHPFAITELMMPVLPVVRVKNVDDAIALALTLENGCRHTAAMHSTNIRNLNRMANAINTSIFVKNGPCIAGLGLGGEGWTSMTISTPTGEGVTSARTFVRLRRCVLVDMFRIA from the coding sequence ATGCCCACCCCGGTGATGTTTGATGCACCGAGCGGTATTTTCGACTCGCTTGACGACGCGGTTCAGGCTGCAACGCACGCTCAGCAGCAATTGAGCAGCGTCGAACTACGTCAACAGGTGATTAAGGCGATTCGGGTTGCTGGCGAGCGCTATGCTCAGGTACTGGCGGAAATGGCAGTGGCCGAAACCGGCATGGGACGCGTGGTCGATAAGTACATCAAGAACGTGTCGCAGGCGCGCCATACGCCGGGAATCGAGTGCCTGTCGGCGGAAGTGCTGACCGGCGACAACGGGTTGACGCTGATCGAAAACGCGCCATGGGGGGTCGTGGCGTCGGTCACACCCTCTACCAACCCGGCAGCGACGGTAATCAACAATGCCATCAGCATGATCGCAGCGGGCAACAGCGTGGTGTTCGCCCCTCATCCGTCGGCGAAACATGTATCGCTGCGTACCATCAGCCTGCTCAACAAAGCGATTGTCGCCACCGGCGGCCCGGAGAACCTGCTGGTCAGCGTCTTCGAACCCAACATTGAAACCGCGCAACGTCTGTTTTGCTACCCCGGCATCGGCCTGCTGGTGGTCACCGGCGGCGAAGCGGTGGTGGAAGCGGCACGCAAACATACCGACAAACGGCTGATTGCCGCCGGAGCGGGTAACCCACCGGTAGTGGTGGATGAAACCGCGGACATTCCGAAAGCGGCCCGCGCCATCGTTAAAGGCGCTTCATTCGACAACAACATCATCTGTGCCGACGAGAAGGTATTGATCGTAGTGGACAGCGTGGCTGATGCTTTGCTGGCAGAAATGCAGCACAACCATGCCGTGCTGCTCACACCGGAACAAACCGAACAATTGCTGCCGGTGCTGTTGAGCGATATCGACCCGCAGGGTAAAGGTCGCGTCAACCGCGATTATGTTGGCCGCGATGCCGCTAAACTTGCTGCGGCTATTGGTCTGGAAGTCAGTGAACATACCCGCCTGCTATTGGCTGAAACCGACGCCAGCCACCCGTTCGCCATCACTGAACTGATGATGCCGGTACTGCCGGTAGTGCGGGTGAAAAACGTGGATGACGCCATCGCGCTGGCGCTTACGCTGGAAAACGGCTGTCGCCACACTGCCGCGATGCACTCCACCAATATCAGGAATCTGAACCGTATGGCGAACGCCATCAACACCAGTATTTTCGTCAAAAACGGCCCTTGTATCGCCGGGCTGGGGCTGGGCGGCGAAGGCTGGACCTCGATGACCATCTCGACGCCGACCGGTGAAGGCGTGACCTCGGCCCGCACCTTTGTTCGCCTGCGGCGCTGTGTGCTGGTGGATATGTTCCGTATCGCCTGA
- a CDS encoding phosphatidylserine decarboxylase family protein, with protein sequence MTHTKSRTTSTPEAEQSPHYESSGHSLLTLDNAGPIQMGFWVPNRVWATAKFLIPLREHIANKKHTNTLTPMQPVLQNFKNWVTNHSVYRMWLNSMIEQSNAYVASLPESTRKQISDDGDATWIDSYDSFFEILNEIITTSPSFNTTVQVGTPMNAFLAVAMGTEAGVALFHDATFNQQFRQMLDAWNTFLKSSASLDKLDIEQPEKPGSWISKAAYQAGVWHQMQHDPNRPGYGFASWNDFFIRQFVPGARPFQGDPNTQIDIGCETTPWRYADQLQLESRFWVKDIPYSLLDLFGGQRQWAKLFEGGQLYQGFLSATHYHRWNSPLDGFLVRSWVEPGTYFAQRPGQGENQGTWEGTESQPYLGHVAARAVFIFRHKTCGYVALICIGMVEVSSCVIEPSTFIVEESAEPVSITRGVEIGHFEFGGSTHMMIFQKDRVALEKWAIDAVSHRNDKNPIPLGSVIATARDSKG encoded by the coding sequence ATGACGCATACCAAAAGCCGCACAACAAGTACACCTGAAGCAGAACAGTCGCCACATTACGAAAGCAGCGGACACAGCCTGCTTACCCTGGATAACGCCGGGCCGATCCAGATGGGATTTTGGGTACCCAACCGGGTATGGGCTACCGCAAAATTCCTGATACCACTGCGCGAGCATATCGCCAACAAGAAACATACCAATACCCTGACGCCAATGCAGCCGGTGCTCCAGAACTTTAAAAACTGGGTGACCAACCACAGCGTCTACCGCATGTGGCTCAATAGCATGATCGAACAATCCAACGCCTATGTTGCTTCTCTGCCCGAATCCACCCGCAAGCAGATCAGCGACGATGGCGATGCGACCTGGATAGACAGCTACGACAGCTTCTTCGAGATCCTCAACGAAATCATCACCACCTCACCGTCGTTCAACACCACCGTACAAGTCGGGACTCCGATGAATGCGTTTCTGGCGGTGGCAATGGGGACAGAAGCAGGCGTGGCACTGTTCCACGACGCTACGTTCAATCAGCAGTTCCGCCAGATGTTGGACGCCTGGAACACCTTCCTGAAAAGCAGCGCCTCACTCGACAAACTCGATATCGAGCAACCGGAAAAACCCGGCTCCTGGATCTCCAAAGCCGCATATCAGGCCGGCGTCTGGCACCAGATGCAGCACGATCCCAACCGACCGGGCTACGGTTTCGCCAGCTGGAACGATTTCTTTATCCGTCAGTTCGTACCCGGCGCGCGCCCATTCCAGGGCGATCCAAACACCCAGATAGATATCGGCTGCGAAACCACACCGTGGCGATATGCTGACCAGTTGCAGTTGGAGAGCCGATTCTGGGTCAAAGACATCCCCTATTCACTGCTCGATCTGTTCGGTGGACAGCGGCAATGGGCCAAACTGTTCGAAGGAGGGCAGCTTTATCAAGGGTTCCTCTCCGCCACCCACTATCATCGCTGGAACTCGCCGCTAGACGGTTTTCTGGTGCGTTCCTGGGTTGAACCGGGTACTTATTTTGCTCAGCGTCCTGGGCAGGGCGAAAATCAGGGCACCTGGGAAGGCACTGAGTCACAACCGTACCTCGGCCATGTGGCCGCACGCGCGGTGTTTATCTTCCGGCACAAGACCTGTGGTTATGTGGCGCTAATCTGCATCGGCATGGTGGAAGTTTCCAGCTGTGTGATCGAACCCAGCACCTTTATCGTTGAAGAAAGCGCCGAGCCGGTTAGCATCACGCGCGGCGTCGAAATCGGTCACTTCGAGTTCGGCGGCTCGACCCACATGATGATCTTCCAGAAAGATCGAGTAGCGTTGGAAAAATGGGCCATCGACGCCGTCAGTCACCGCAACGATAAAAACCCCATCCCGCTTGGCAGCGTGATCGCCACTGCGCGGGATAGCAAAGGCTAA
- the ytfT gene encoding galactofuranose ABC transporter, ATP-binding protein YtfT: MPRSLSKPGSDKHPFRWPSLRFSQGMPQIAALALVLLVDSLVASHFFQIVVQDGRLFGSPIDILNRAAPVALLAIGMTLVIATGGIDLSVGAIMAISGAVAASLTVQGYSLSVVLLAALGVGMLAGLWNGILVAVLKIQPFVATLILMVAGRGIAQLITAGQIVTFNSPPLAWLGSGALFYFPTPVIIALVTLLLFWLLVRRTALGLFIESVGINIRAAKNAGVSTRAMVTMTYILSGLCAAIAGVIVTADIRGADANNAGLWLEMDAILAVVIGGGSLMGGRFNMVLSVLGALIIQGMNTGILLSGFPPELNQVVKAVVVLCVLVVQSPRFVTLLKGAGRHDKA; encoded by the coding sequence ATGCCTCGATCACTGAGCAAGCCGGGTTCTGATAAACACCCGTTTCGCTGGCCGTCATTACGGTTTTCACAGGGTATGCCGCAGATAGCCGCGCTGGCGCTGGTACTGCTGGTAGACAGCCTGGTCGCCAGCCACTTTTTCCAGATTGTCGTGCAGGATGGCCGCTTGTTCGGTAGCCCCATCGATATCCTTAACCGTGCCGCACCGGTGGCGTTGCTGGCGATCGGCATGACGCTGGTGATCGCCACCGGCGGCATTGACCTGTCGGTCGGGGCGATTATGGCGATTTCCGGGGCGGTTGCAGCATCGCTCACCGTACAAGGCTACAGCCTGTCGGTAGTGCTGCTGGCGGCGCTCGGCGTCGGCATGTTGGCCGGGTTGTGGAACGGTATTCTGGTTGCTGTCCTGAAGATTCAGCCATTCGTCGCTACCTTGATCCTGATGGTAGCCGGGCGCGGTATCGCCCAGTTGATTACCGCCGGGCAGATAGTCACCTTCAACTCGCCGCCGCTGGCATGGCTTGGCAGCGGCGCGCTATTCTACTTCCCAACGCCGGTCATCATTGCGCTGGTCACACTGCTGTTGTTCTGGTTGCTGGTGCGGCGCACCGCGCTGGGGCTGTTCATCGAATCAGTGGGGATCAACATCCGGGCGGCGAAAAACGCCGGGGTCAGTACCCGCGCCATGGTGACCATGACGTATATACTGAGCGGGCTGTGTGCCGCCATCGCCGGGGTGATCGTCACCGCCGATATTCGGGGTGCTGATGCCAACAACGCCGGTCTGTGGCTGGAGATGGACGCCATTCTCGCCGTGGTGATCGGTGGCGGTTCGCTGATGGGTGGTCGCTTCAACATGGTACTTTCCGTGTTAGGCGCGCTGATTATTCAGGGCATGAACACCGGTATTCTGCTGTCAGGTTTTCCACCGGAGCTCAATCAGGTGGTGAAAGCCGTCGTGGTATTGTGCGTACTGGTCGTCCAGTCGCCACGTTTTGTGACCTTGCTGAAAGGAGCTGGCCGCCATGATAAAGCGTAA